In one Musa acuminata AAA Group cultivar baxijiao chromosome BXJ2-5, Cavendish_Baxijiao_AAA, whole genome shotgun sequence genomic region, the following are encoded:
- the LOC135612542 gene encoding benzyl alcohol O-benzoyltransferase-like: MAAPSPSTFTVRRQEPVLVPPSEPTPHEFKRLSDIDDQDGLRTHIPVIQFYRNSVPSISTTGTGGGHRDPAKVIREALGRALVSYYPLAGRLREAPGRKLVVECTGEGVLFVEADADISLEQFGEALHPPLPFLGELLHDVPGSGGILHCPLVLMQVTRLLCGGFVVALRLNHTMADGAGLGQFMNAVGELARGAAAPSVSPVWARELLEARIPPRITCVHREYDPVPPSDARGPATTIVPLDDMVHRSFFFGRADVAALRRCVPPHLRDRSTFDILTACLWRCRTIAISPGDEEEVRVLFIVNARAKRFAGLGLPAGYYGNAIAYATAISTAGELCARPVGYALELVKEAKSMVTEEYMRSVVDLMVLRGRPHYKVRGSYLVSDATRSGLELVDYGWGKPLYGGPAWGRVASFHFRFRNSKGEEGVVVPHYLPRTTMDKFAMELQKLIEEARPTMRSSL; this comes from the coding sequence ATGGCGGCGCCCTCACCATCCACCTTCACCGTCCGCCGGCAGGAGCCCGTGCTAGTGCCCCCCTCCGAGCCCACTCCTCACGAATTCAAGCGCCTTTCCGACATCGACGACCAAGACGGTCTGCGTACCCACATCCCCGTCATCCAGTTCTACCGCAACAGCGTCCCCTCCATCTCGACGACGGGAACTGGAGGAGGACATCGCGACCCCGCTAAGGTGATCCGCGAGGCCCTCGGGCGAGCACTCGTCTCCTACTACCCCTTGGCGGGACGGCTCCGGGAAGCCCCCGGAAGGAAGCTGGTGGTGGAGTGCACCGGCGAGGGGGTCTTGTTTGTCGAGGCCGACGCCGACATCAGCCTCGAGCAGTTCGGAGAGGCGCTGCACCCGCCGCTCCCTTTCTTGGGCGAGCTCCTCCACGACGTCCCTGGTTCCGGTGGCATCCTCCACTGCCCCTTGGTGCTGATGCAGGTTACCCGATTGCTCTGCGGTGGCTTCGTCGTGGCGCTCCGCTTGAACCACACCATGGCCGACGGCGCCGGCCTGGGCCAGTTCATGAACGCCGTCGGCGAGCTTGCTCGCGGCGCGGCCGCCCCGTCCGTATCCCCTGTGTGGGCGCGCGAGCTCCTGGAGGCGCGCATTCCTCCTCGCATCACCTGCGTCCACCGTGAGTACGACCCTGTGCCGCCGTCCGACGCGAGGGGCCCCGCCACCACCATCGTCCCGCTTGACGACATGGTGCACCGCTCCTTCTTCTTCGGCAGAGCGGATGTCGCCGCGTTGAGGAGGTGCGTGCCTCCCCACCTCCGCGACAGATCCACCTTCGATATCCTGACCGCGTGCCTATGGAGGTGCCGCACGATCGCCATCAGCCCCGGCGACGAAGAGGAGGTCCGCGTCCTCTTCATCGTGAACGCGCGTGCGAAGCGCTTCGCCGGCTTGGGCCTGCCGGCCGGGTACTACGGGAACGCGATCGCCTACGCGACAGCGATCTCCACCGCCGGCGAGCTGTGCGCGAGGCCCGTGGGCTACGCCCTGGAGCTGGTGAAGGAGGCCAAGTCGATGGTGACGGAAGAGTACATGCGATCGGTGGTGGACCTGATGGTGCTGCGTGGACGGCCGCACTACAAGGTGCGGGGGTCGTACCTGGTGTCGGACGCGACGCGCTCCGGGCTGGAGCTAGTGGATTACGGGTGGGGGAAGCCGTTGTACGGCGGGCCGGCATGGGGCCGAGTGGCGAGTTTCCACTTCCGTTTCAGGAACAGCAAGGGGGAGGAAGGGGTGGTGGTTCCCCATTACCTACCCCGCACGACCATGGACAAGTTCGCCATGGAACTGCAGAAACTAATCGAGGAAGCTCGTCCGACGATGAGGAGTTCACTGTAG